In one window of Bacteroidota bacterium DNA:
- a CDS encoding ABC transporter permease, translated as MIWSIAWRNVWRNKVRSSIVIIAVCLGLMSGVFSAAFMKGWMGQRMDAVLLTEMSYIQIHHPEFKENYEFTYFVDNSDKIVQDIKSLDPTIKLSKRMVINSMVASAETGTGVMIKGIDPEMEKEVTNIYTKIVEGAYFEGISKNPVVIGKKLADKLDVSIRNKIIVTVQDQDGNVTSGAFRVAGIYKTSNTTFDGSTIFVRNSDLATLVGVNPEMSHEIALLLSDQHNLEETTQIIGALNPDLLTESWKDLSPEMGYMDDLMGVYMYFIIIIILFALCFAIINTMLMAVLERVKEIGMLMAVGMNKLRVFSMLMLESIFLTLSGGFLGIVLGYILFLFFQKNGIDMSIWGEGLEAMGFAAIIYPEFDYGMIIPIIILVILTGLLSSLYPAYKALKLNPADSIRTD; from the coding sequence ATGATTTGGTCAATCGCATGGCGCAATGTGTGGCGTAATAAAGTAAGAAGTTCAATTGTAATAATTGCAGTTTGTCTGGGCCTTATGTCGGGAGTATTTTCCGCAGCATTTATGAAAGGATGGATGGGGCAACGGATGGATGCTGTTTTACTCACTGAGATGAGCTATATTCAGATTCATCATCCTGAATTTAAAGAAAACTATGAGTTTACGTATTTTGTCGACAATTCAGATAAAATTGTACAAGATATTAAATCATTGGATCCTACTATCAAGCTTAGTAAAAGAATGGTTATTAATTCCATGGTAGCTTCAGCTGAAACAGGAACTGGTGTTATGATAAAAGGCATTGATCCTGAAATGGAAAAGGAGGTAACCAACATTTACACTAAAATTGTTGAAGGAGCCTATTTTGAAGGAATCAGTAAAAATCCTGTAGTGATTGGTAAAAAGTTAGCCGATAAACTGGATGTGTCTATTCGTAATAAAATTATAGTTACTGTACAAGATCAGGATGGAAATGTTACGAGTGGCGCATTCCGCGTAGCTGGAATATATAAAACCTCCAACACAACTTTTGATGGATCCACAATTTTTGTTAGAAATAGTGACTTAGCCACCCTTGTAGGAGTCAATCCAGAAATGAGTCATGAAATCGCTCTTTTATTGTCGGACCAACATAATTTGGAAGAAACTACACAAATAATTGGCGCATTAAATCCCGATTTACTGACAGAAAGCTGGAAGGACTTAAGTCCTGAAATGGGCTATATGGATGATTTGATGGGTGTTTACATGTACTTTATTATCATTATCATTTTATTTGCACTTTGTTTTGCCATTATCAATACAATGCTAATGGCTGTACTCGAAAGGGTAAAAGAAATTGGGATGTTAATGGCTGTTGGTATGAACAAACTCAGAGTGTTTTCTATGCTCATGTTAGAATCTATTTTTCTAACACTAAGCGGTGGATTTTTGGGAATAGTGCTTGGCTATATTCTATTTCTGTTTTTCCAGAAAAATGGAATTGACATGTCGATATGGGGAGAAGGGCTTGAAGCCATGGGTTTTGCAGCTATTATCTACCCTGAATTTGATTATGGGATGATCATTCCTATCATTATTTTGGTAATACTAACCGGATTGTTATCATCCCTTTATCCTGCTTACAAAGCACTAAAACTCAATCCTGCTGATTCAATTAGAACTGATTAA
- a CDS encoding ABC transporter permease, protein MKTYLKLAWRNLWRNKRRTLITVSSIFIAVLLSALMKSMQEGSYESMVDMAVKFYSGAIQVHKDGYWENQTLNNSLEVDDSLIKALDNVEHINFYTPRIESFSLASSENLTKGVMVLGIDPEREDQVTKVKSKLVEGNYLNQNDDGVLLSAGLAKFLKLNLNDTLVLLGQGYHGVSAAGKFPIRGIIKHPNPEFNKMLVYMSIKQCQTFYSAEGLLTSFVIMVDDYDKIPKIQHGLKNQINLSKFEVMNWKEMQPVLVQQIESDKQTAVIFKGILYLVIAFGILGTIMMMMSERKREFGVVIAVGMQKYKLKTVVFIETILIGIVGIITGVVGSFPLTWFFYKNPIPLSGKSADAIIEYGFEPVMYFSIAPSVYLNQAITIFAFTLVIAIYPLYFLGKLKVMDALRS, encoded by the coding sequence ATGAAAACATATTTAAAACTCGCTTGGCGAAACCTTTGGAGGAATAAAAGAAGAACGCTAATCACAGTTTCTTCCATTTTTATTGCTGTTTTATTATCAGCTCTGATGAAATCCATGCAGGAAGGATCATATGAAAGCATGGTAGATATGGCTGTGAAGTTTTATTCAGGTGCAATTCAAGTACATAAAGATGGGTACTGGGAGAATCAAACCCTGAATAACTCACTTGAAGTGGATGATTCCCTTATAAAGGCACTTGATAATGTGGAACATATCAACTTCTATACACCCCGAATCGAATCCTTTTCACTGGCATCTTCTGAAAACTTAACCAAAGGAGTGATGGTTCTTGGAATAGATCCTGAGCGTGAAGATCAGGTTACGAAAGTTAAATCAAAATTAGTAGAGGGTAATTACCTGAACCAAAATGATGATGGCGTTTTGCTTTCCGCTGGTTTAGCAAAATTCCTGAAGTTGAACTTAAATGACACTCTCGTTTTGCTTGGGCAAGGATATCATGGGGTGAGTGCCGCAGGAAAATTCCCCATAAGAGGTATCATTAAACATCCAAATCCTGAGTTTAACAAAATGCTCGTTTACATGAGTATAAAACAATGTCAGACATTCTACTCGGCAGAAGGTTTATTGACTTCATTTGTTATTATGGTAGATGATTATGACAAAATTCCCAAAATACAACATGGCCTAAAGAATCAGATCAATTTATCCAAGTTTGAAGTTATGAATTGGAAAGAAATGCAGCCGGTTTTGGTTCAGCAAATTGAAAGCGATAAACAAACAGCAGTTATTTTCAAAGGGATTTTGTATCTGGTCATAGCTTTTGGCATTTTAGGAACTATTATGATGATGATGTCGGAACGAAAACGTGAATTTGGTGTTGTAATAGCCGTAGGTATGCAGAAATACAAACTCAAAACGGTGGTTTTTATTGAAACAATTCTAATTGGTATTGTTGGAATTATCACTGGAGTTGTAGGGAGTTTTCCTTTGACATGGTTCTTTTACAAAAATCCGATTCCCTTAAGTGGGAAATCGGCTGATGCCATTATTGAATATGGATTTGAACCTGTTATGTATTTTTCCATTGCACCTTCGGTCTATCTAAATCAAGCAATTACCATTTTTGCTTTTACTTTAGTTATCGCTATTTACCCATTATATTTTCTTGGTAAACTTAAAGTTATGGATGCTTTAAGAAGTTAA
- a CDS encoding four helix bundle protein: protein MAKYLSLEDLSSYKLALELSNYVWDIVVKWEYFEKKTVGEQFVRAADSISANIAEGFGRYGKKDKIKFYRYSLGSLSEVSDWIAKSIHRKLITEKQEKEMLKFSTQLPIELYNLINFTNEKLKI from the coding sequence ATGGCAAAGTACTTATCATTAGAAGACTTAAGCTCATATAAGTTAGCACTTGAATTGTCAAATTATGTTTGGGATATTGTTGTGAAATGGGAATATTTTGAAAAAAAGACTGTTGGAGAACAATTTGTTCGAGCTGCAGATTCTATATCTGCAAATATTGCAGAAGGATTTGGGCGATATGGCAAGAAAGACAAGATAAAGTTTTATCGATATAGTTTAGGTTCATTGAGTGAAGTTTCTGACTGGATAGCAAAATCTATTCACAGAAAACTAATTACAGAAAAACAGGAAAAGGAAATGCTTAAATTTTCTACACAACTTCCCATTGAGCTTTACAACCTCATCAATTTTACAAATGAGAAATTAAAAATATGA